Genomic segment of Umezawaea sp. Da 62-37:
TCGTGCGTCGTGTCGCCGACCACCACCGCGTCCGCCGCGGCCACCCCCAGCGCCTTGAGCACCGCGAACCCCATCTCGGGATCCGGTTTCGGCTTGCTCACCTGGTCGGCTCCGACCACCAGGTCGAACCACGACCGCAGGCCGGCGGCCTCCAGCAGCGCCTCGGCGCTCGCCGAGAACTTGCTCGTGGCGACGGAGAGCAGGAATCCCGCGTCCCGCAGGACACCGAGACCGTCCACCACACCGGGGAACACCAGGGTCGGCGCCACGGGCAGCACGATCTCCCGGAAGAGCACCAGGTACCGCTGGACGCACTCCGCCACCAGCGCGTCGTCGGTCGGGCTGCCGAGCAGGCCCCCGAACGCCTCGCTCAGCGGGCGGCCGATCGTGGCCCGGATCGCCGCGTCACCCGGCTGCGGCGCGCCGATCTCGGCGAACACCGCGGTGAACGCGCGCACGATGCCGCTCGGCGTGTCGACCAGCGTCCCGTCGAGGTCGAACACGACCGCGCGCCTCATCGGACAGCCTCCGAGATCACGGTCGCGTGTGCCGCCGCCAGCGTGCCCGCGACCCTCGCGGTGCTGATCAGCACCGCCATGTTCGCCTTCGCCGACCGGCCCTCGGTGGCCCGGTCGACCGCGCGCATCAGGTACTTGGTGATCGCGTTGCCGTGCACGCCGTCGCGCGCGGCCGCGGCCGTGGCCTCGGCGATCACCCCCTCGACCTCGGCCTCGTCGATGGCGTCCTCCGCCGACGTCGGCGTGGTGATCAGGAACCCGCCCGCACCGCCCAGCGCCCAGTGGAACTCGATCGCGCGGCCGATCTCGACCGCGTCGTCGACCCGGTGCGGGCTGCGCAGCCCGCTGGAGACGCAGTAGAAGGCGGGGAAGTCGTCGGACCGGTAGGAGACCAGTGGCACGCACTGGGTCTCCAGGTACTCCATGGTCAGCTTGAGGTCGAGGATGTTCTTCGCGCCCGCGCACACCACCGCGACCTTCGACCTGGTGAACTGGATCAGGTCCGAGGACACGTCCATGGTCGTCTCGGCACCGCGGTGCACGCCGCCGATGCCCGCCGAGGCGAAGAAGCGGATGCCCGCGAGTTCGGCGGCCACCAGCGACGACGCCACGCTCGTCGCGCCCAGCCCGCCCTTCGCCAGTACGAGGGACATGTCCCGGCTGCTGACCTTGGGGACGCCGGGGGTCGAGGCGAAGCGCTCGACGTCCTCGTCGGTGAACCCGATCAGGATCCGACCGTCGTCGATGCCGATCGTCGCGGGGACGGATCCGCCTTCGCGGACGGCGGCCTCCACCTTGCGCGCGGTGGCGGCGTTGTCCGGGTAGTCAAGGCCGTGGGTGATGACGTTGGATTCGAGCGCCACCACGGGAGCGCCGTCGCTGATGGCGTCGGAGACTTCCTGGCTATAGACGAGCGGAATGGTTCCGGTGGGTTGGAGCGGCATTGCTCACCTGTTCCGTCAGTAGTTCGGCGACTTGTGCAGCAGGTTCTTGCGGTTCACGATCTCGGGCACGTAGACGTTGTCGTTCCACAACTGCTTCTCCACCGGCTCGAGCGCGATCGACACCACGCCCTCGTCACAGCCGAAAGCACGTGCCACCGCGGCGCTCACCGCCATGACCAGCTCGAACTCCTGCTCGTCGGTGAGCGGCACGGGAAAGTGCTTGATGTTGACGTGGGGCACGATGTCCTCTTCTCGTTCGGCGCCGATGCGGCTGATCGCGGCCACCAGCTCGCTGATGTCCGGTTCCTTGAGCACGCTGTAGTGATCGGCCGCAAGCGTGGTGAAAGT
This window contains:
- a CDS encoding HAD family hydrolase codes for the protein MRRAVVFDLDGTLVDTPSGIVRAFTAVFAEIGAPQPGDAAIRATIGRPLSEAFGGLLGSPTDDALVAECVQRYLVLFREIVLPVAPTLVFPGVVDGLGVLRDAGFLLSVATSKFSASAEALLEAAGLRSWFDLVVGADQVSKPKPDPEMGFAVLKALGVAAADAVVVGDTTHDLLMARASGMDSIAVTYGVHDVDRLRSAEPTWIAEDFGDVVAHASRTTEKSEA
- a CDS encoding pseudouridine-5'-phosphate glycosidase, with product MPLQPTGTIPLVYSQEVSDAISDGAPVVALESNVITHGLDYPDNAATARKVEAAVREGGSVPATIGIDDGRILIGFTDEDVERFASTPGVPKVSSRDMSLVLAKGGLGATSVASSLVAAELAGIRFFASAGIGGVHRGAETTMDVSSDLIQFTRSKVAVVCAGAKNILDLKLTMEYLETQCVPLVSYRSDDFPAFYCVSSGLRSPHRVDDAVEIGRAIEFHWALGGAGGFLITTPTSAEDAIDEAEVEGVIAEATAAAARDGVHGNAITKYLMRAVDRATEGRSAKANMAVLISTARVAGTLAAAHATVISEAVR